CTTCTCTAGAACCATAATTCACCATTTCTCTCCTTCCATAACCACCCATATCGCCTGAAAACCTTCCGGCATGCCCCTGCTGCTCAAATCCGGCTGCCGGCGACTGAAAACCCCGAGCATGGCCCGTCGAGCCGGAGCCTGAGCCGGGCCGGCTGGTCCAGCTTCCATGCGGCCGGACAGCCGAGCTGAATTCTCTGCTCTTCTTGGCTAGAGTTCTCTCGAGCTTGTGGGCGTTCTGGTGGCCTCCGAGGGCTTGTGAACTGTAGAACTTTCTCTGGCAATAGTTGCAGGAGAAGACACGGGGCTCGGCTGGGCTGAGcggagaggaggaagaagaagaggaggagcgGTCGAGAAGAAGGTCCAAACTTGGCTCATGATTGTTTGATAGGCTTAGATTGAGA
The sequence above is a segment of the Diospyros lotus cultivar Yz01 chromosome 7, ASM1463336v1, whole genome shotgun sequence genome. Coding sequences within it:
- the LOC127806888 gene encoding zinc finger protein 2, translated to MSFQPNTSLNLSLSNNHEPSLDLLLDRSSSSSSSSPLSPAEPRVFSCNYCQRKFYSSQALGGHQNAHKLERTLAKKSREFSSAVRPHGSWTSRPGSGSGSTGHARGFQSPAAGFEQQGHAGRFSGDMGGYGRREMVNYGSREDDGPWSSKGFKPESVQDEFSHLDLSLRL